The window CCGGTTCTCCTGGTGCGTGGAACCACGTGATCTGAGGTGTCATCATGTCCTTCCGCATGTACTTCAGCGTGTGCGGATCTGAGAGGAACATGCCGCCTGGTCCCTGGCGCTTGATTGCGTCGAAGCCTATCGTCGCGTCATTGACTTCGATGCCCGCCCTCACCCGCCTAAGCCATCTCCAGACCTCGCAATCCATGACCAGTTTCTCGAGGGACATCATGCCTGCCCTGTCTAACCCGGCAAGGCCGACCATGAGGTCCGCTCCTGTGAGCAAGGATGCCATCGCGGTGATCGCGCTCTGATAGCCGGCTTCGGCCGACATGGTCTTTGAGGAATTGGACGGACCACCGCAGCAAGATGGCAGGCCGTAATGCCTGGCCATCTCGATCCCTGCGATATCCATCAACACGCCCTCTGGGGAAGCACAGAGAAAAACTCCTGACTTCAGGTCCGTGGCACCGGAGAACGATGAGTAGATCGATGGAGCTCCGGGGTTCGAGACCTGCGACATCGTCAGACCGCATAGGTTCTCAGCGTTGATTACCGCAAGCGTGCCGGCAACTGTGACAGGCGTCACGGAACCAGCGATGCCCATGCTAAGATGGACCATCGGGACGCCTGCCCGGGACAGGATGACGAGTGCCTCGGCCTCTCCCTTGTCATATCTGAGAGGTGATATCGGCGTGCATACGTCTGAGAATATGGGCCTCTTCCTAAGTTGCTCCTTGGAGCCCAGTATAGCCGATGCGACATCGATTTGGAAGTTCGCTTCCTCGGCCGATGTTGCCCCGTGCTGCACGTGCTTCGAGGTGTACGCAATCGTGACGAGGAACTCGTACAGCGATGATTTGTCGGATGGCATGTCCGTCGCGACGACCGGAGGCCAGACGAAATCGACTTCCGGGAGCGCGTCGGCAAGGACTGCGAAGTCCTTCACATCCTTGAGCTTGGAGGGCCTCTTCGCGCAGCTGTCAGCCTCGTACATCGCCGGGGGCTGGCCGTCGGTCGATATGAGCTG is drawn from Candidatus Thermoplasmatota archaeon and contains these coding sequences:
- a CDS encoding trimethylamine methyltransferase family protein, yielding MSKVNMRVLSKEDVELVHSSSLKILAEVGVKIESPSVVELMREAGAKIDQKTQTVFLDEKMVSQALKSAPRNITLCSRRGVDHTVPGDGVQLISTDGQPPAMYEADSCAKRPSKLKDVKDFAVLADALPEVDFVWPPVVATDMPSDKSSLYEFLVTIAYTSKHVQHGATSAEEANFQIDVASAILGSKEQLRKRPIFSDVCTPISPLRYDKGEAEALVILSRAGVPMVHLSMGIAGSVTPVTVAGTLAVINAENLCGLTMSQVSNPGAPSIYSSFSGATDLKSGVFLCASPEGVLMDIAGIEMARHYGLPSCCGGPSNSSKTMSAEAGYQSAITAMASLLTGADLMVGLAGLDRAGMMSLEKLVMDCEVWRWLRRVRAGIEVNDATIGFDAIKRQGPGGMFLSDPHTLKYMRKDMMTPQITWFHAPGEPDYSVDDLIEYSKKRTKEILSTHKPPLLEKDVADRVGSVARKYGILLKDGKQIFEHA